The following DNA comes from Dehalococcoidia bacterium.
TGCTCGTGCACTTCCATGAAGTCGCCGTTGTCCACGACGCGCCAGATGATGTCGCGGACGTCGTAAGCCCGCGAGGGGTTGTCGGGGAGCACCGAGAGGAGGTCCTCTTCGCGGCGCTCGGGGCTGTCGCCGGTCTCCACGAGCGGGGGGTCATCCATGTTGTTCAAGGGCAGGAAGGAGAGGAGGCGCTTGACCTCGTTCAGGCACTCTTCTTCGTCCGCCATGCTGAAATGGGCGACGCCGGAAAGGGTGGCGTGAATGCGCGCCCCGCCGAGCTCGTGGTCGTCGACGTCCTCGGCGGTGACGGACTTCACGACATCGGGGCCGGTGATGTACATGAAGCTGGTCTTCTCCAGCATGAAGATGAAGTCAGTCATCGCTGGGGAGTAGACGGCGCCGCCGGCGGTGGGCCCCATGATGACGGAGATCTGGGGGATGACTCCGGAGGCCTTTGCGTTGCGCTTGAAGATCTCGCCGTAGCCGCCGAGGCTGGCGACGCCCTCCTGGATGCGCGCGCCGCCGCCATCGTTGATGCCGATGATGGGGACGCCGGTCTTCATGGCGAGGTCCATGATCTTGCAGATCTTCTGGGCCGCCACTTCGGAGACACTGCCCCCAACGACGGTGAAGTCCTGGGAGAAGACAAAGGCCGGGCGGCCATCGATGCGGGCGAAGCCGGTGACGACGGCGTCGCCGTAGAAGCGCTGCTTATCGACGCCGAAGTCGCTGGCGTTGTGCAGGACGAGGCTGTCGAACTCCTCGAAGCTGCGGGGGTCGACGAGGAGGTCGATGCGCTCGCGGGCGGTGAGCTTGCCGCGGGCTCGCT
Coding sequences within:
- a CDS encoding acyl-CoA carboxylase subunit beta produces the protein MDINERLEDLKRRKAQSALGGGAQRIEAQRARGKLTARERIDLLVDPRSFEEFDSLVLHNASDFGVDKQRFYGDAVVTGFARIDGRPAFVFSQDFTVVGGSVSEVAAQKICKIMDLAMKTGVPIIGINDGGGARIQEGVASLGGYGEIFKRNAKASGVIPQISVIMGPTAGGAVYSPAMTDFIFMLEKTSFMYITGPDVVKSVTAEDVDDHELGGARIHATLSGVAHFSMADEEECLNEVKRLLSFLPLNNMDDPPLVETGDSPERREEDLLSVLPDNPSRAYDVRDIIWRVVDNGDFMEVHEQYAQNIVVGFARMGGHSVGIVANQPLFLAGTLDINASIKAARFVRFCDCFNIPIVTFVDVSGYLPGTAQEYAGIINHGAKLVFAYAEATVPKITCILRKA